TTTATATACCATTCCAGTTTTTAACCAAGCTCTGCAAATTTATTCAATGAGCCTACGGATAGGAATGTCCCAAATGGACTTTTTAAGTATTTGCCACTTACTTGCCCCAAATGACTCTACAGTCCACTCTTCTGATTGGCCCTGAATACGTGAGGTAGGAACTTCCTAGCAGTAAAACAAGACAATAAACAGGACGTATCCAAAATGTGTTTATTCGGATGGTTTCCCATTCATCTTGATTCCAGGGGCTTTTAGTGCTGCTTCCGTCTGAAAGAGCACCCTGCAAGAATAAGTTCCGAAGGTTAACTGACAGCAGCCTACTTACCCTGTCCCACCCCCACAAAACAAAATGATGCCTGATACCCACAGGAAACCTACATCTGTAGTTTTCTCAACTCTTTTAGCTCCTCCCTACTCACTTAAAGACAACATCAGCTTCAGTTCATATGAAGCCCCTTTTATCACCCATCCACCCCAGCCTTAGACAGGAGCACTGAAATCAGTGCTTTCTAATTATGCttttggagagagagaaaaaaaaaaacgactaTCAAACCCAACCCTCTTTGCAAGACAGCCTGATAATTTACATTATACATGACCTCTCTCAAGATTCAAACCCCAGAATCACAACATTAATTAAACCATTTACCTTCTGTAAGCCTTGCTTTTCCTCCTGTAGGCTGGCAGAGGACGGTAGAGCAGCCAACACACAAAACTACTGTTTGTGCATGGCTAAAGACGGTGGTGATTTTATAGCATCCTGTGAAAAAACAGCGAGTTACCCCATTTTCCCCAAACCTTTATTCATGTAAACATATGCTGTCACGTATTAACTATAAAACAAACATGTTATGTAAATTCTTGAAATTTACTTTCCTATTCTAAATCGATTACTTGGCTCTAGGTATACATTAAAGCCAACTTAAAAGCAACCTGGACTATCTGCCCCCACCTATGATTTTTTTGTTAATGCGTTACCACCATCATCCAAAAAAACTATCCGAGAGTTAACATATAGACAATCCTCTATTTGGTGAGGGAAGAGGCTCAGTAACTGGTCAACGTATCCACTCCCTTGTCTCCAGGTGCAAGTATATAAATGACCACAGCAGAAGCCCAACGTAACATTCCAGTGTTTCTCAACACAAAGAAATGTTACGGTCTGCACATAAAGTTTTGAAGGGAGATCACTATGGATCACTGTTCCTGAAATGCAAAATTTTACCCATCTCAAACAGTCAAATTTTAAGAAATCAGAACCGTTTCAAGGATACCTTTTTCCTTGGGGTCCAGTGCTTTCCCCACTACTGCAAGTTATCTCCTCACCTGGGCATTTCACATCCATGAAATAGGAATTGGGGCTCTGCACCAGGCGCTTCTTCTtgtgtttcctcttctcctcttctggAGAGGGATGAAGGAGATCCTTTGCGAGCTAAGAGAGGCAGAAATGCAGAGATTTAGAAACCATCGGCGCACACGGGATGATCGAAAACAGCCCCCACTGCCACACACCGGGGAGAGCTCGCCCCTCGCCGCCCCTGCTGTCTGCGCAGCTGGGCCGCCATCTTATCGCCTTTCCGCTCCTATCTATGCAGGAGGCCCCACGGGCCTCTGCAAAGTGCGGAGAGCAAGTGAGAGCCCTCTGCGATCCGAAGTCAGCGTGAGGGGAGAGTGCGGACAGAAGAGCGAGATCTCCACGGAAACCTGCACCAAGGAACTCACAGGCATGTTCTCACGGGGAGGTCGTCACCGTCGGAAAAGAGCGAAAGCGGAAATTCTGCTCCTTAAATCCGCCGTCCCGCAGGAAGTGACGCCTAGGCCTTCTGCCGCCATGTTGGGAAGGTCCTCTCACGGTGTGTGGGCGGCGGGGCGAGGAGGGGACTGCCATCTTTGGAAGGTCTCTAAATGACAGAACATAGATGAGTCGCCATGTTGAGAGAGAGAGCATGTTCTCTTAAGGTCAGCGTTTGATCTCTATTGAGGGGTAAatggacaatttttaaatttcgCGCTGCACTTTAACAATGGGAACTGCTTAGGAAAACAGCGAGACTGAGCCATGTCTGGGACTTATTaaatttctttactatttttaaattggtttagtttgcccatttttaacaattcagaaatgtaaacataaaaaaaGGAAGTCCTCATATTTTCCGCACCTCCAGCCTATTCCTAGGGCTAACCATTGTTAAATTTTATTCTCTCCTTTCCATCTTTCCCTCTAATACTAATTACATCACTCACTTATGTAGTACTTATTTGTGCATTGTTCTGACTGCTTTTCACATGTTAATTAATCGTCACAACAACTCCATCAGgttgatactattattatccacattttacagatgaggaaagtgatgtCCAGAGACATTAAACAAATTGTCCAAAGTATGCTACTAAACTGCCTTCCAAAAAGGTtgtgccagtttacattcccacatcCTTTCCCCCACACTTTCACCAGCACCGCCTTTCCAAGATTTCTAATCTTGGCAGCATCGACACTCTTGACagggaatgagaagaaaaaaatgaagaacaaatcaTGGTCTTCTACAGTAATGATCAAAGGGTTAGAATGTCCATTTGTCATAAAGGAGGGGCGAAGATGACCCAAATGGCATCTGGGGACCTGTTTAATTCCAAAGGAAAGGAATAGGGCAAGGGATGTGAGTTCTAGTCAAGACTGTACTGGTAAACGTTTAACACCTGACTATATGGGAGGAGAGCCCTGATTTGTTGTCTTTGCTAATTTCAATGGCGTAAATACTCCCACCGTGGCCAATTTCAGACTATCAATGTGATATCATTAAACACGGATTTGGAAAGAGATAAGCACAATCTGTTCTCATGAGCCACTAAGGATTGGTTCCAGCACACTACTGACGGGTGAGAAAAacctctgaggaagtgacatttaagctgaaatCTGAAAGACAAGGAATCAACCAAGCAGCAGTTTGGGGGAATAGAATTCTAGGCTGAGGGAAGAGCTTGTGAATATAAAACCAGAGACCGAATGAACCTGCCAAAATTGAGGGGGGGGGAAGACATTGTTGCAGAAGCTCAGAGAGCTAGGGGGAGAGTACTATGGAGATGAGGCTCCAGTGAAAGCACGTATACAGCAGCATAAGTACAATTTAGagaggtgaaaaagaaaatatattgctgGGTATGAAGAGTCCAGATccagacaaaataaaatgaaatgaaaaagaattgatggATTTTTATCAGAACAATCCATGAACATTGAAGAGTAATTTAAAGGGCTGGAGAGAGATGGTTTGGCCAGCGAGAAATAGAGGACACTCAAGGTTTGTAATACAGCTTGAAGACATAATGGCTGGTGAGATAAAGGACAAAAGGGGATTGAATAGTTGTGTTTGAGAAAGGACGAACATTGGCACACAAGGTAACGGAGGATAAGTAAAGTGACAAGAGATGCCTTCTCACAACCAGTACGCTATCCTTATACAGGAACTATTCTACTGATCTGCTATTAGAAAAGCAGatattttgagtaattttttcCAAAGGCAAAgataaatttgtttctttatagCTGTGTTCTCCATATTTCAGCTTCCTGGTTGCCAAGGCTACACATTCACAGTCTGTTCAGTGGGGTGTCAGGAGTACTGTCTCAGGGCTGTGTTAAAAGATCCAGATCTCATGAAAAGAACGAGACCAGACATTTGTAGTCCCAATCTCTGTCTTCCTGAGCTGGCATGTCAGAGAATTCACACACAGGGTCCCAGAAGAAAGACTGTTCAAAATGAAGCTCCAGAATGTATCTAGGTGaagtctgcgtgtgtgtgtgtctgtgtgtgtgtctctgtgtgtgtgtgtgtgtctatgtgctGATTTCTATAGtgtaattacttttaattttcactctgttccaccagggggcagactgACTCAACGAATAGCCACCAACTCCAGGCATCCCGCTTTTTTCAAAAGGAATTGGGATTCTAAAACTAAGGGCTTGGGACACTAACACCAGAATTCTAGAACTGCCCCAGAAGGATTCTGTTTTCCCTGAGTCGCCCCTCCAAAAATCAGTCCCCAATTTTTGGCAACTCCCAGTGCTGTCCTGGCCTTCACCCTTATTCCCCCAAACTTCCCTTTCCCTTAATTCCTCTAAAATTCCTCTTCCCCTGGTCATTTTGATTAAACTTCTACTTCACATCACCCCAGCGTCTCTGGCTTCAGACTGGAAGAGTGAAGTCAAAAGAGGGgggacgggggcttccctggtggcgcagtggttaagaatccatctgccagtgaaggggacacgggttcgaaccctggtccaggagatcccacatgccgcagagcaactaagcccgtgtgccacaactcctgagcccgcgtgccacaactacggaagcccacacgcctagagcctgtaacaagagaagccaccgcaatgagaagcccgcgcactgcaacgaagagtagcccccgctcgctgcaaccagagaaagcccgcgcgcagcaacaaagacccaacacagccaaaaataaaataagtaaataaataaataatttttttttttttttttaaagggggacGATAGTAAGCAAAAAGCTATGGGAAATGGCTAGGGAGACAGGCCAGTGTTGGCTGGGAAGGGAAAGCCCAGAGAGCCGAAGTCTGGGCTGGCCTCCTTGGCCAGCAGAAAGGGGTGGGCGGGCAGGGGGTGGGGCCCAGAGGAGTGCCGCCTCTCCTTTTTCCCGGAGCCTGGGCggagagggaggaaaacttcCTGGCCTGGGCTCCGGGGCTGCTCTGTTTGCCAACCCTCCAATCCCGCCTACCCGTGCACAGCGCTTCCCCACACCTCTCCCGGCACCCCCAGTGTCCGCCATGGCCAAAGCCTACGACCACCTCTTCAAGTTGCTGCTGATCGGGGACTCAGGGGTGGGCAAGACTTGTCTGATCATTCGCTTTGCAGAGGACAACTTCAACAACACTTACATCTCCACCATCGGTGAGCCCACTGGCCATACCCTAGATCCCCGACTCCCCCATGCCCTCATCCTCAGGCTCTTGGATTACTTGTGGCCCACTTTTAAGTCCCCTTAGAGTCAGGCTTCTGAACTCCAGTCCCTGAACCCCGTCTCAGACCCATCCCCCTTACATGTCTCTGGATAGTACCCAAACCTCTAACCTCTCTGAGACCTCCAGGTTACTCCTCAGTTGTGCCAGCCCCTTATTTTCTTGGTACCACCTGTTTCCCTTGTCTCCCCAAAACCACATGAAcccttctttattttcctctcagctcctcttcccccacccccatccacctAGAACTCTTGATCCACTCTCCACATTTCCTGTATCCCCTCTCCCTGAACATCTGTCTCCCAATTCTGCCAGCCTCTTTCTGTCCCACTGAGTTTGCATACTCTCCCATTACATTCCCACCTTACCATCTACTTTGCAGTCTCCCTGCCCCTCAACTTAATAGGGGTTGGGGAAGATGGAACAGAGTGGCTGGGTATGCTGGAGAGTGGCCCAAGGACTGTGATCAGGAATATGCAGTCAGCCTGGTGAGGAAGCCAGAGTGAGGGGACTTTTGGGGTCTCTGAGTCAGCCTGGTGACTCAGCCTCCTCAGGCTTGAGGGAGGTGCACAAGTTTCCACTAAGAACGttgtctcccctcctccccctcatcatttttttaaaaaatttatttattttatttatttattttcggctgtgttgggtctttgttgctgcgcacggcctttctctagttgcggcgagcagggctactcttccttgaggtgcacaggcttctcactgcggtggcttctcctgttgcagagcatgggctctaggtgcgcggacttcagtagctgtggcactcgggctcagtagttgtggcacgcgggctctagagcacaggctcagtagttgcggtgcacgggctttgttgctctgcggcatgtgggatcttcccgggccagggctcaaacccatgtcccctgcattggcaggtggattcttaatcactgtgccaccagggaagcccccctctcatCATTCTTAATCTCCTCTGGCCTGGGAAATAAGACAAGGAGAGTATCAAGACATTCTGgttagaaagaggagagaaaaatgctCCTCTCTCCTAATTCAGTCTTGGGGGAATCTTGTTTAGCCTCAAATTTTCTTGTTTCCAAGCCTGGCCTACTAGTTAATTCACATAGACTGTCATCAGTTACCTTTTTCCTTGCTCTTTACCCTGTAGGGCCAGGAGGGTAGGTGGGAGAACTGGGAGTAGAGGGTtctaagaaaacagaaagaaaaaggaatctgaAAGTAATATTTTGGGGGAGACAGACTGAATTGAGAGAGTTGTCAGCTGGCATGGCTAAGCGGACCCAATACAAATGCCTTAGAGGCCTTAAGCCTCCTTGCAGAATTTTCATCACCTTCTCCCCTACAAAGCCTGTAAAATCTAAGTAAAAACAATATGCTTGCTATACAAATACAGCTTTGAGAAAATCCCCCTAGTTTTACACTTCCTACAAGATTACTTCCCAAGTGCCTGCCCTGCAGAATTTCTGGCACTGCCACTGCTCCATTCCTGTCCCTCTCACCACACACTTTTACATGCATGTATATGCATGTCTCAATTTCAGTGTACACTCTCCACCTCTAGGAATTGATTTCAAGATCCGCACTGTGGATATAGAGGGGAAAAAGATCAAACTGCAAGTCTGGTGAGTGAATCCCTCAGGACTCCTAAGCCAGACTACCTCATTTACCTCCTATAggtgtttctcttctttttagcttcatttctctccctttcccaaTGCTCCTTCCAGTACATTTTCTAATCCATTTCTGTCACCTCATTCAGATGTCCTTTCATCTCTCTTCCTGCTTACTCAactattttcagcttttttgtAATTCTCTTGCCTCTCCTGGACCTGGAGCATCCTCTGAACTTGGCAACTGTCTAGCTAGATCAATTGTCTGTTGAACTATAATGTGGAAACAGGCTCTAAACAGTTAAATAGCAAATAGCAGAATTAAGACTTGACTCTCAGTCTAGTGGAGAGGCCATAAAGCCAAGTGTAGAGGTTTGACCTGACTGCCCTGAGGAAGCTGGAGACCCTAAGGGTGTCAAGTGGTAAAAGGCTTAATGGAGGCATTATGATACAACAGATAAGAGGAGAATGTGGTTCAATCCTGGTTCTGGTACAGAATGACCTTCATCAGTTATTTGGCCTCTCtaaatctgtttcctcatttgtaaaatagagacaATAAAACATGTCTCACAAGGATAGAGTGAAGATTACataaaatgacacaaataaaatgatatatacacagtgcttggcacagagtaaacaatgaataaaacagaaagaccTGTTTCTTAGGCCTTTACCATCACTCAGTATCAGCTCAACTGTCTTTTATCCCTTTCTTCCTTTACTGTTTCCTGATTCTGTTCCTTTCAGTTGCAAAAGCTAAATTCttagggggtgggggtgggagtctcTCTTTGGAGACCTCTTCCCTGTATCCCACCCCATGAAATATTCCACCTCTTCAGGGACACAGCTGGCCAAGAGCGATTCAAGACGATAACTACTGCCTATTACCGTGGAGCCATGGTATGAAGTGTGGTTCTGGACAAGGGATGAGGCATGAGGCACTAGAATGTATGAATATAGAGGGACAGGAGTTGGGGTAGAGAAAAATGGGGAGGGGCACAGTATGGGTTGCAGAAGGCCCCATGTGGCCTAGTGATTAGACTTGTGGATAGAATTTGCAGGGTCACTTAGAGGGCGGTGGGAAGCCTAAACAGGGGAATATGGTACAAGGCTCCATTGTGAACTCTGCCTTTCCCCAGGGCATTATCCTAGTATATGACATCACAGATGAGAAATCCTTCGAGAATATTCAGAACTGGATGAAGAGCATCAAAGAGGTGAGGACCCTCCCAGAGAGACAGGGGAATTGGGTAGAACCTGGAGGATGAAGGAGACTGTGAAAATGAGCAGGACCCAACTTTTACTCTTACCTCTTGTCCCAGAATGCCTCGGCTGGGGTAGAGCGCCTCTTACTGGGGAACAAGTGTGATATGGAGGCCAAGAGGAAGGTCCAGAAGGAGCAGGCCGATAAGGTAAGAGCAGGCTGGGCAATGTTCTAGAACTGGGCCAGGAGGGCCAATATGAGGCCAGATTGCAGGGACTCGGCTGCTGCCCTTCATCCAACTCTCTTTTTACCGCTTCACTCCGTGCAGTTGGCTCGGGAGCATGGAATCCGATTTTTCGAGACAAGTGCTAAATCCAGCATGAATGTAGATGAGGTGAGACACACCGCATCCTTCATCCCTCAAAGAGACGAGGTATTGGAAGATAGACTTAGCCTCCCCTCCAACCTGTTCTGATCAATCTCTACTTTCCCCATTAGGCTTTCAGTTCCCTGGCCCGGGACATCTTACTCAAGTCAGGAAGCCGGAGATCAGTGAGTTGGTTCTGCTGGGCTAAGTACaactgtgcatgtgagtgtgagtgtgtgtgtgtgtgtgtgtgtgtgtgtgtgtgtgcgtgttgtgCACGCGCGCGTTGGGAGTAAAAACTGACGAGGAGAGCAGGGCTAAGACTGCCCACAAGGGTGACCCCAGACCCCAGCTAGCCATTCTCACCCTGACCCCTGTACCCTTCTCCCTCTAGGGAAACAGCAACAAGCCCCCCAGCACTGACCTGAAAACTTGTGACAAGAAGAACACCAACAAGTGCTCCCTGGGCTGAGGACTCCCCTTCTGCCTATCCGCCCTAAGCCTGGAGGCTGAACCTGAGGGAGGCAGGGCTAAGGGGCCGGGCAGGGGAGAAGTAGCACGTGGGGCTTGGAGGGATAGAGATGGGTAGATGGTGGAAGAATGGGGAGaatatggagaagaaaaaaaggaaggagcgagtaggaaagaggaaaagaaggaggtagactagagagggaaggagaggcaagaagaagggaaagaattgAGAAAGTGAAAGAAGGTGAAAAGGAggtaggaagagagggaggaggaaaggaaggatcgATGGCCCTAAGCCTCAGACCTTCTCTGGGTTTCCAGggcaaatataaatgtaaataaataattgatttatTCTGTTACTGGAGCAGGCTTTAGGGTCCTATGAGAGGCTGGCTCAGCACCACCGTCTGAAGGTTTGGTCCTATCCTGTCACTCTGCATGGTCTTTCTCAGTATTAAAGGCCACCATTTGCACAAATGTCCCTGGTTTGGGTAACTTTCATCATTGTCGGAATTGCTCTCTACTCATAAACCTAATTCTTGTCTCTCTGAGGTTGTTGGTCTGCTTGAATCTGGCTGAGTTCCTGGGATGCCTAATCCTAcagctctcccttccccagctGTTTAATTGATGAGGGAAATAAGGAGCAGAGTTTCTTTGAAACTGAAGGTCTGGACATCCTCTTTCCAGCATGGGATTTAGAGGATCCTTGTGTGCAGAGTCTTGTCCAGGAGATTCTAAAAGAGCAGGACTCTTTCTTGGGCCTCCCCAGAGGAGTGACAGCCCTAGCCTCAGGGAAATAGCAGAACCAGTATTTTTTATCCAGTGATTTCTGCTAGCATCTTTGATTCTGCCAGGAATCCCTTTAAGTAACTAGTAAGCATTATTATCTgcttttataggtgaggaaaatgagacacagaagAGGTTCATTtagtcataaatatttattgagcatctactatgtgccaagcacaatGGTCAAGTTAATATAACCTCTGGGTGGTACTTACTAGAAAAGGGACtagtaaaatttaacaaaaactgCCCATAACTACTGAATAACAAAGAAGCAAAACTATTGGCATGCAAAAGAACCACGAAAAAGAAACTtagacttgggacttccctggtggtacagtggttaagactcccacTCCCATTGGGaccactcccaatgcagggggcacaggtttgatccctggtcagggaactaacatcctgcatgctgcatggtgtggccaaaaaaacccccaaaaccttaGACTTGAGTTCCCTTAAGTATACGTAGACCCCTTTCACTcttacaggtcttttttttttttttttttttgcggtacgcgggcctctcactgttctggcctctcccgctgcggagcacaggctccggacgcgcaggctcagtggccatggctcacgggcccagccgctccgcggcatgtgggatcttcccagaccggggcatgaacccgcatcccccacatcggcaggcagactcccaaccactgcgccaccagggaagcccctacacagtatttttaaacagcaaaattatCTCACAGACTTGATCTTTTATCAGGATAATGAAAATGTCAGATTTGGTTTAGACAAAGTACCATTAGAAGTTTTATTCATGGATATGATGTTCAAGGCATTTAAGAAATCCCCAAGCCTGCAGTGTGGAAGTGGATGGCACAACCCTGGAGCTATCAGCAAAGCCTTTTTGTGTGCTGCTGTTTCTGTTGgtaaaagacaacactcagaaaaAAGTCTGACAGTGCCAGGAAAAGGactcagaaaataatttgataaatgtggaaaataatttgataaatgtattAGGTATCCAAGCTTCGATGGGGTGATGATCCTTACCTGTGGCTTATGTGTGAGCTCTGTAGTCAACTGCTCAGCTAGTTTAATTTGCTCAAGAGATGAGGAAAGACTTACATTTTGTGAATCCCAGGAAGAAGACTGACCAACATCTTTGTCATACTCCagagcagatattttaaaatccagtttcAGCACGGAGACCCTATTCAGTTGCTTGGTACGGCTACTGGAAGTGAGATCTTACAAAATCTTCCGGCTTGTCATGAGGCACAGTGGGATTGGGTAAGGAGTAACAGAATACAGTATTTCAGCCAAAACTTTTATTATGGCTAAAAAATactgggaaaaaaacccatatcCTACTTTCTATAACATACAACTATTGAAATATACAGACAAATAATAACTTAAAGGAACAAATAGTTACAAGCAAACTTACAGCTTAGCCCTCACCAGGTGGTGGCTGTTTTTTCAGCTCCCGCCCAGTGATCTTTCCAGTCTGTTAGTTCTTGCTCTTGAGCAGCCAGATTTTAGTCTGCTGGGAAGAGAGAATTTATGGGATGTAGCACCAGATATAGTTGATCTCCAAAAGTGCGCTAGCTCTTAGGGCTGTGGGGGTAGGGGAGTAGCTGTGATCTTTAGGCTAGAAAGACTTCCTGAGGGAGAAGAGTGTGGAGCAGAGTTAAGAAGAAAgcatgggaaaaaattaaaaaaaaaaaaaagaagaaagcatggGGATAAGTACTTTGATCTTAAGAAGTGGGATACAGATTATTAATAGTGCCTAGATTTATATGAAGTTTATTTCAAATACCTCCTATCTATCTACTGAGCAACTACGAAAACTAAACTCATAGTCCAGTTGTCTGAGAGGCTGCAGACATACATGTATGTAAAACTAGGAGGAAATTTCTGGCAGAATTAGGATAGTGACTAATACATTACCAGACAGTAAAGCATGAACCCAGAATGTGGGTCAAGTCGCTGCAGTTCTGGATATATGTCAAGGTTTGGCTCCATGGGGAGGGAAAGCAGGCACAAATGTGTGGCCTGGGGGTTGAAAGTCTAGGCTTAGGTCGCAGCTCTCCtactagctgtgtgcccttggacaAGTGACACACTCTGAGCTTATTCATCAAATAGGGATAATATCAACTCTGATTCCTCAGGATTACTGAAAAGGATCAAAATGAGTTAAACGTTGAATTCAAAAAGTACAATAGAAATGTGAGGCAATATAATTAGAAGAGAATAAAGGATTTTCATACACATTTCATTTGCAtctcgcaaaaaaaaaataaacctagaaAATGCACATTAGCATTTCCATTTTCCACAGAAGATTGACTGCCAGATACCGTCCTAAAGTCACGTAGCTAATAAGCACCTGAACCTATGAACCTAAACTCAACGCTTCTTGGGATTTCAAATCTCACGCTCTTCTGATTGCATTAGGTAGGAGCAAGGGAGAGCTGAGAACATTTAAGGAGGTTATTCAAAGGACCGGTTCTGGGGAGTAACTTAGCAATTAACATGcgagaaggtgacatctgagtaGAGCTGAGTGGGAGCCCGGAGACAGGGGAAGGCTTCATTCACAGAGAGTCTCTGGTATTCCTGCccctggagggaggaggaagtgcAGTTTCACCTCCATCCCTGGACCGCCAACCCAGCTTCTCCCCTAGACCATCGTTCGAGGCGGGAAGCGGGCGGGGTATCGGAAAGCCTGCTGCTTAATGGTGAGTCCTCGGATTTTAAAGAGGGAGGAAAGTCCTGAGAGGGCGACGTatagttcctttttatgtctcGCTGTTCACGTAGCCCAGAGGGGCAAAAAGGCGTAAGCCCATGGAGCATTGAGAAGGACCACAAGCCTGACAGCCACCATCTTCTCGGTTCCGGCAAAAGACTACCAGGACCATAATGCAACGGTGCGCCGAGCCAATGGGTCGCATCTCGCTGCACACATGCAGGGAGATCTAATTCCCAGGGAGCAGCGAGCGGAAGACTACGAGGCCCATCAGGCAAGCCAAGGGCCTCTTCTTCCGATGACTGGCCTAGCTCTGGCAAACCTGCCCGCGCCCAGGATCCTCCGCGCGCAAGATGGCCGCGCCGGGAGCGGAAGCGGAGCGGAGGAGGTGCTAGGCTCTACGCCCCCTCGGCCTTCCGTGAGGACCGTACCAGTCCGAAGAAGGAAGCTCATGGACCCGAAAAATGCGTACTGCCTTTTCTCGCCGTGACCATGGGGGCGTACTGACAGAGCCTTTGATCTGATAGGCAACCCCAGCATTTCGCAGCCCTGACTTGGAACCTCCCCGAGGACTGCAGTGTAAGCGCGGTCTCTGCGTTCCGACCGAGGCAGGAGGCCAGTCAGGCAGGTCCCTCTGTCCCGACAGGTGGGACACTGAGCACTCCATGCCAGCGGGCGCGGGGAGGCGTGGCCTCCCCCAGGGCCGCCACCTCTGCTGGTTGCTCTGCGCTTTCACTTTAAGGCTCTGGTAAggaggggctgagggcagggaaaAGGAGGGGACGGGAGGATCGGATCGTCCCCGCCCCCTGTGTCCCTGGACCGTGGAGGTGGGGGGGTGTGGTGGGGGGAGGTTCCCTGTTTTCCGGCTTCTGACTTTTGCCCATTTCCCCCCCTCACCCGCTTCAGCCAAGCAGAAGCTCCCGTGCGGGAGGAGAAGCTGTCAGGTGGGTGAAGGTCTGGGAACCCGACGCCCctatagttgttttgttttgttttgacctcCTCCCATATACCTAGAGATCAGGTGGAAAAGGGCGGCACCACGTGGAGCGAGGGCATTCAGCTGTGATGGGAAGTTGATGTGCAGAACTTAGGggagaaatattttctgaacGAGGTCTGGGGCttgcatttctctccctctctagtGAGCACCTCAAATTTGCCGTGCTGGCTGGTGGAAGAGTTTGTGGTGGCGGAAGAGTGTGCTCCATGTTCTAATTTCCAGGCTGTGAGTATCtgttttctctccccttcttcttACATCGAATCAGACAGGGACTGTCTATCTAAGTATGCCTTtgcattgtctttttgtcttttttccttgcaGTCTCAGTGTGAGTCCAAATCTAAACTGGTCTTGCCCCTGAAAATGTGCCCTTTTCTTTCCAAGTTAATGGCAACGTTCAGCTAATAACAgtgttct
This sequence is a window from Globicephala melas chromosome 1, mGloMel1.2, whole genome shotgun sequence. Protein-coding genes within it:
- the RPS27 gene encoding small ribosomal subunit protein eS27; translated protein: MPLAKDLLHPSPEEEKRKHKKKRLVQSPNSYFMDVKCPGCYKITTVFSHAQTVVLCVGCSTVLCQPTGGKARLTEGCSFRRKQH
- the RAB13 gene encoding ras-related protein Rab-13 → MAKAYDHLFKLLLIGDSGVGKTCLIIRFAEDNFNNTYISTIGIDFKIRTVDIEGKKIKLQVWDTAGQERFKTITTAYYRGAMGIILVYDITDEKSFENIQNWMKSIKENASAGVERLLLGNKCDMEAKRKVQKEQADKLAREHGIRFFETSAKSSMNVDEAFSSLARDILLKSGSRRSGNSNKPPSTDLKTCDKKNTNKCSLG